A region of Bombilactobacillus folatiphilus DNA encodes the following proteins:
- a CDS encoding UDP-glucose--hexose-1-phosphate uridylyltransferase, whose protein sequence is MPTLIEHFADLIIASQQTYQPLDRRYLINVIYQQVGSTPKSANWPTTLIATARQLVRYAVTNRMIENRLAAKERLLAQLTDLYTPTPARVNQQFWNQYQFSPQAATDYFYQLSQANDYIKMAAIQKNIQFQTASPYGRFEVTINLSKPEKDPRAIAQAQKVAQNYPHDALSFENEGFAGDAQHAPRRNHRLVRLTLGGQTFGLQYSPYAYFEQHCILLSQAEQVMHIDALTFHNLLDAVDLFPHYFFGSNADLPIVGGSILAHDHYQGGQHVFAMDRAPIVQKVTLGRFPDVQAGILQWPVSTLRLQSTNKQHLVQAAELILACWQRYSDPQVGIVAQSDGQQHHTLTPIARKQGSTYELDLALRDNQTSKQFPDGIFHPHPELHHIKKENIGLIEVMGLAILPPRLVPELTAVKQFLLGQKVKVNPIHQPWVQQIQQKHQVTVANVDATLQTELGQVFQQVLEDVGVFKQNAIGQAAWQRFIAAINVFASKD, encoded by the coding sequence ATGCCAACATTAATTGAACATTTTGCAGATTTAATTATTGCATCACAACAAACTTATCAACCATTGGATCGTCGTTATCTGATTAACGTCATTTATCAACAGGTGGGATCCACGCCAAAGTCAGCTAATTGGCCCACAACTTTAATCGCTACCGCGCGCCAGTTAGTGCGATATGCGGTAACTAATCGAATGATTGAAAATCGGCTGGCTGCTAAAGAGCGACTATTGGCGCAATTAACGGATCTTTATACACCGACACCAGCGCGGGTGAATCAACAGTTTTGGAATCAATATCAATTTAGTCCTCAGGCCGCAACGGATTATTTTTATCAATTAAGTCAAGCTAATGATTATATTAAGATGGCTGCCATTCAAAAAAATATTCAATTTCAAACTGCTAGTCCGTATGGTCGATTCGAAGTCACGATTAATTTGTCCAAACCCGAAAAAGATCCGCGAGCGATTGCTCAGGCGCAAAAGGTGGCGCAAAATTATCCGCATGATGCGCTGAGTTTTGAAAATGAAGGCTTCGCGGGTGATGCACAACATGCACCACGACGTAATCATCGACTTGTTCGTTTGACATTAGGTGGGCAAACGTTTGGCTTGCAATATTCACCGTATGCTTATTTTGAGCAACATTGTATTTTGCTGTCGCAAGCGGAGCAAGTGATGCATATTGACGCGTTGACCTTTCATAATTTGTTAGATGCAGTGGACCTATTTCCCCATTACTTTTTTGGGAGCAACGCTGATCTGCCGATTGTGGGCGGTTCGATTTTGGCTCATGATCATTATCAAGGTGGCCAACATGTTTTTGCGATGGATCGCGCACCAATTGTTCAAAAAGTAACTTTGGGTCGATTTCCAGATGTGCAGGCGGGCATTTTGCAGTGGCCGGTGTCAACTTTGCGTTTGCAAAGTACCAATAAGCAGCATTTGGTTCAAGCTGCGGAATTAATTTTGGCTTGTTGGCAACGCTATAGCGACCCTCAGGTGGGGATTGTGGCACAGTCTGATGGTCAGCAGCATCATACGCTGACGCCGATTGCTCGAAAACAGGGGTCGACTTATGAGTTAGATTTGGCATTACGAGATAATCAAACCTCTAAGCAATTTCCAGATGGGATTTTTCATCCGCATCCGGAGCTGCATCATATTAAAAAAGAAAATATTGGTTTAATTGAAGTCATGGGCTTGGCCATTTTGCCACCACGGCTGGTGCCTGAATTGACGGCGGTGAAGCAATTTTTGTTGGGACAAAAAGTCAAAGTTAACCCCATTCATCAGCCTTGGGTGCAGCAAATTCAACAAAAGCACCAAGTGACGGTGGCCAATGTGGATGCCACTTTGCAGACAGAATTAGGCCAAGTTTTTCAACAAGTGTTAGAAGATGTCGGGGTGTTTAAACAAAATGCGATTGGACAGGCTGCTTGGCAACGCTTCATTGCTGCCATTAATGTATTTGCTTCTAAAGATTAA
- a CDS encoding M13 family metallopeptidase codes for MKQTKQRIVGGAGDTTQGATASPKDNLYLAVNGEWLKTAQIPADKSRVGGFSDLDLDIEKQLMQDLADFAAQKKAVPNTLMQQAVEFYRVAANVDQRNQQGFAPAQAGYAEIKQVADLTSWSQKLATWLAAGYPLPFSVYITADMKDTSQNIIEFNAPGLILPDTTYYADNNQSGQKLLAVYEQTAAKLLQAIGETAADAKLIAQQALLFDQSLAKVVKSAEEKADYVKDYNPQNLADFTKLGGAVDFKSLVEGAVAADVATVNVSEPRFYKYFTEIVNDETFVNLKSWTLVNYVMGAAAYLSQDLRAIAGEFSLALSGNQELQAPLKQAYHLTGSYFDEVIGQYYGQTYFGEQAKQDVEQMVKKMIQIYQQRIKQNDWLSEPTKQKAVVKLDKMVLKIGYPDQVNAVFHKLTIDPAESLWANIQSITAVLVADNFSKFKKPVDRGEWAMPGHLVNACYDPSRNDITFPAGILQPPFYSLEQSASANYGGIGAVIAHEISHGFDNNGAQFDEYGNLNNWWTDADYTKFKDLTQKMIHEFDGVEFATGKVNGTLVVSENVADAGGLSCALEATKSEADADLRAFFANWARVWRTKSTPELMEMFLSMDVHAPAPLRANIQAQNMDEFYTTFDVSEHDGMWLEPEQRVNIW; via the coding sequence ATGAAGCAGACCAAGCAACGAATCGTTGGCGGTGCAGGTGATACGACTCAAGGAGCAACGGCTTCACCTAAAGATAATTTATATCTAGCGGTGAACGGAGAATGGTTAAAAACAGCCCAAATTCCGGCTGACAAGTCACGGGTTGGCGGTTTTTCTGACTTAGATTTGGATATTGAAAAGCAGTTGATGCAAGATTTAGCCGATTTTGCTGCTCAAAAAAAAGCAGTTCCGAATACTTTGATGCAACAGGCAGTGGAATTTTATCGTGTGGCGGCCAATGTGGATCAACGTAATCAACAAGGTTTTGCACCGGCTCAAGCGGGTTATGCAGAGATTAAGCAAGTTGCTGACTTGACTTCATGGTCACAAAAATTGGCCACGTGGTTAGCGGCAGGCTATCCGTTGCCATTTAGTGTTTATATTACGGCTGATATGAAAGATACGAGTCAAAATATTATTGAATTCAATGCGCCCGGATTGATTTTGCCGGATACGACCTACTATGCAGATAATAATCAAAGTGGACAAAAATTATTAGCAGTTTATGAACAAACGGCTGCAAAATTGTTGCAAGCAATCGGTGAAACGGCTGCAGATGCCAAACTAATCGCACAACAAGCGTTGTTGTTTGATCAATCATTAGCCAAAGTCGTCAAAAGTGCTGAGGAAAAAGCTGATTATGTCAAAGATTACAATCCACAAAATTTAGCTGATTTTACTAAATTAGGTGGGGCAGTAGATTTCAAGAGTTTAGTTGAAGGTGCGGTGGCTGCTGATGTAGCAACCGTTAATGTCAGTGAGCCACGTTTTTACAAGTATTTTACTGAAATTGTGAATGATGAAACATTTGTAAACTTGAAGAGTTGGACTTTAGTCAACTATGTCATGGGTGCAGCGGCTTATTTGAGTCAAGATTTGCGTGCCATTGCCGGTGAATTTAGTTTAGCTTTAAGCGGTAATCAAGAATTGCAGGCGCCGTTAAAGCAAGCTTATCATTTAACAGGATCATATTTTGACGAAGTGATTGGGCAATACTATGGTCAAACGTATTTTGGTGAGCAAGCCAAACAAGATGTTGAGCAAATGGTCAAGAAAATGATTCAGATTTATCAACAGCGCATTAAGCAAAATGATTGGCTCAGTGAACCGACAAAGCAAAAAGCGGTTGTTAAATTAGACAAAATGGTTCTCAAAATTGGTTATCCTGATCAGGTGAACGCTGTTTTCCACAAATTGACGATTGATCCAGCGGAATCCTTGTGGGCCAATATTCAATCAATCACGGCCGTGTTGGTGGCAGATAATTTTTCGAAATTTAAAAAGCCTGTTGATCGCGGTGAATGGGCAATGCCAGGGCATTTGGTGAATGCTTGTTATGATCCTTCACGCAATGACATTACCTTCCCAGCAGGGATTTTACAGCCACCGTTTTATAGTTTAGAGCAATCAGCCAGTGCTAATTACGGTGGCATCGGGGCGGTGATTGCCCATGAAATTTCACATGGTTTTGATAATAATGGTGCTCAATTTGACGAATACGGTAATTTGAATAATTGGTGGACCGACGCAGATTATACAAAATTCAAAGACTTGACGCAAAAGATGATTCATGAGTTTGATGGTGTTGAATTTGCGACAGGCAAAGTCAATGGAACGTTAGTTGTGAGTGAAAATGTCGCCGATGCTGGCGGGCTTAGTTGTGCCTTAGAAGCCACCAAATCGGAAGCTGACGCGGATTTGCGAGCCTTCTTTGCTAATTGGGCACGTGTTTGGCGGACCAAATCCACGCCAGAATTGATGGAAATGTTTTTGAGTATGGATGTGCATGCACCAGCACCTTTGCGGGCAAACATTCAAGCTCAAAATATGGATGAATTTTATACAACCTTTGATGTTAGTGAACACGATGGAATGTGGCTCGAACCAGAACAACGGGTTAATATTTGGTAA
- a CDS encoding mucin-binding protein: MAKYPQEQKVHYKMYKAKKHWVFAAITTSTIFFFGANLNNITTRAATVNDGTTEDSQQVAPNNDDTSPTTPASSVTTRQAPVAESPEPVANQNASADTGGAMVTTNASTNANAVSQNNTPTSVAQAPTPTTSTQDNYVNPLLRDSSNAPATEQVSYQDLLRDSGLDENGMANVTKDNFLDYFDYNGSGTYDPNTGLFTFTPDDRSHVGSFSLKNKIDLSHDFSLNGQVRLGDKPSYYGGADGVSFALHTGNTNDIGAFGGNLGIGGLQNAQGFKLDTFPNDAQKPDPTNSDNEFGWDADPVPQGYYAYGGFVTTNFRPDVVGTDGNTYPRWWATVDKDSVQGLDYTDMDNQLHDFTVTYTASTRELKVTFKQYSGQTLTWTKTIPDTDMYKSVSLMMAASTGWNTNLQEFKINQFQFTPAPFVNLQYVDLNGNPIGDGTVEQKVTISDDGTTYSAQEPPEISGYKFVKVDESQGIPASGNLDDDTNGKTVTYVYKPVAKSGNYIITYDDNLVAGATIPDTDVTVPDKASSDQLRVTVKRTIHYVDGSTDQKIADDKLQTVDYYLVAVVNDDGTFLGYDTDGDGKVDQTDRDAALTDIGAQGDTTNTNIKNFAEVTSPSIDGYNAPDKATVDAAVAQMGDSHDVTVYYSKSNQTATGYGVVTGGDNNNALPDGVNEDDLVDTVTRTIHYQDQAQPGIAISPDVVQSVDYNLTGIIDKTDGNKLIGYDTDNDGIPDVLISDYDSVEDAKDAAVTKVAQNFQQQESPSVYGYSTPDQPYVNSSSAVPGASDVTVYYAKLPVLSNDVVQIGADAGIKEGYTIDPRDPNGVTWPEKAYATNLKSETTRTINYVDANDVNKVVAKPVVQTVDYQVQAQFTLQETDGKVTGITFDGYVKPDGSTTKDKDEAIQANYPQDLTASEVISPNLSAQDYGDPDISTVEATDIPYGSQDQTVTVKYTKNKMISVTDNPDADPITGNTPVSENSEVTMPEEAWKINSTGNVQRTINYVTSDGSILPNDENGNKVESVIQTVPYSLTAIVNEKTGDFVGYDTDGDGWADTKDKKTAVEAYFNANNNTFYTQDSPVVTGYTADVTTVLEAAAELNTPDVTVTYTPDQIIEISGADHHEGDTIDGSDATLPPEAASEQLNGSVNRTISYQFSDGSTAVDNDGKEISSVPQSVEYHLTAVVDQKTGAFLGYDTNNDNKADTTDKTTAIQAALKDTQFPSQDSPEISGYTASQETVPESQSTKDVVVYYTHDDVVRVDGSQLSEDATTVDNNGSSVTLPDEAKYNALNGDVKQTIEYVPADSNDDLPDTDATQPNVQSHSYHLVAIVDVNGTFLGYDTDGNKTVDTKDKNEAIDAYFKQKSESYSSIDSPKQLGYTPNQKAVEGNQVDHESPTVTVNYTKDGTIPISGGAAHTADDPIEPGSDIKTPEKATKDALTGNATRTITYIISDGKTSAPQKVVQTVPYSLTAIVDETNGDFLGYDTDGDGAVDTQDKDTAINAAISKKKFVAVKSPTVPNYNPDQVSVAETGATFNANPVTVTYKPQATKPFTASDGKQQNSLIDDDNDGSPKVPAPAWSTNLKGEVKEVVNYVTPNGVQTPDPANQTIEYNLTAIVNTETGEFLGYDTNHDGTVDTDNRQEAIRASLDNKQFSSVTSPTIDGYAPDKNTVEDMDPTINGSDNTLTITVTYTPNSTDGGDNTTTPPDITGTISVTDNDGANSETPVETGSNVMMPEEAWADHLTGDTQRTIKYVVSGGGVTAPETVTQTKTYHLTAIVDKSDGKFLGYDTDGDGNVDTQDKNVAIAASIKDTPFEAVTTQPIDGYTPDQTTVPDSTNAGTVTVTYTPNSTDGGDNTTTPPDITGTISVTDNDGANSETPVETGSNVMMPEEAWADHLTGDTQRTIKYVVSGGGVTAPETVTQTKTYHLTAIVDKSDGKFLGYDTDGDGNVDTQDKNVAIAASIKDTPFDSVTTPTIAGYTPSQATVPASTTAGTVTVTYTPDNNGGGGDNTTPTPTPDSSVVPVHSSDGTTITTPDGTTITLPEEAQPQALKQTYTRTIKYQYDDGTPVKPDEVQAVTYDLIAMVNPNTGELIGYNTDGTGQNINIRIGNFSSPFAAKMAAIQDYFAKNNLQWDDADAPVVAGFVPDQDVDANTNPTGDDTVTVTYARGDNGIVAVQPSDDMKPGQTIDSSNPSVVWPAGVSQADLQKTVTRIIKYQDQYGNTLSAPTVQQVVYQVHAIVNKTTGALLGYDTNGDGQVDATDLAGAFAKINQTQSFAAQSVPDLSAQGYYPVDTEEVASVVADMNNPNVITIVSYTKTKPSDNSNAGVTPGAATNGSNSGLKGSGLATSAQALNFDPKASASDPALSNSKQELPQMSDNQQQDRATSLIGVSLLSSLIGLMGWERKKRKDERGE; the protein is encoded by the coding sequence ATGGCAAAGTATCCACAAGAACAAAAAGTTCATTACAAAATGTATAAAGCCAAAAAACATTGGGTTTTCGCGGCGATTACAACATCGACTATTTTCTTTTTCGGTGCTAATTTAAATAACATCACAACACGAGCGGCAACTGTCAATGATGGAACGACTGAAGATAGCCAGCAAGTCGCGCCTAATAATGATGACACATCGCCTACGACACCTGCTAGTTCAGTCACTACCAGACAAGCGCCTGTTGCTGAATCCCCAGAGCCGGTAGCTAATCAAAACGCCTCTGCAGACACTGGTGGTGCAATGGTAACAACCAATGCGTCTACTAATGCAAACGCTGTCTCACAAAATAATACGCCAACTAGTGTTGCACAAGCACCAACGCCAACAACATCGACGCAAGATAATTATGTGAATCCATTATTGCGGGATAGTAGTAATGCGCCCGCTACGGAACAAGTGTCGTATCAAGATTTACTGCGTGATTCCGGTCTTGATGAAAATGGCATGGCTAATGTAACCAAAGATAATTTTTTAGATTATTTTGATTACAATGGTAGTGGCACTTACGATCCCAATACGGGTTTATTTACGTTTACACCAGATGATCGTTCACACGTTGGTAGTTTTAGTTTAAAAAATAAAATTGATTTAAGTCATGACTTTTCGTTGAATGGTCAAGTTCGATTGGGTGATAAGCCGAGTTATTATGGTGGCGCTGATGGTGTTAGTTTTGCCTTGCATACCGGTAATACGAATGACATTGGAGCTTTTGGTGGTAACTTAGGAATCGGTGGTTTACAAAATGCGCAAGGTTTCAAACTTGATACCTTCCCGAATGATGCCCAAAAACCAGATCCCACTAATAGTGATAATGAATTTGGTTGGGATGCTGATCCAGTACCACAAGGTTATTATGCATATGGTGGTTTTGTGACTACCAATTTTCGCCCGGATGTGGTGGGGACTGATGGGAATACTTATCCTCGTTGGTGGGCCACAGTGGACAAAGATTCGGTGCAAGGCTTAGATTATACGGACATGGATAATCAGTTGCACGATTTTACAGTGACTTATACGGCAAGTACGCGCGAATTAAAAGTGACTTTTAAGCAATATAGTGGCCAGACTTTGACTTGGACGAAAACAATTCCAGATACTGATATGTATAAATCAGTTTCACTGATGATGGCAGCTTCGACTGGTTGGAATACGAATTTACAAGAGTTCAAGATTAATCAATTCCAATTCACGCCAGCACCCTTTGTGAACTTACAGTATGTTGATTTAAATGGCAATCCAATTGGTGATGGAACTGTAGAACAAAAGGTGACGATCAGTGACGACGGAACAACATATAGTGCACAAGAACCACCCGAAATTTCTGGTTATAAATTTGTGAAAGTAGATGAGTCGCAGGGTATCCCTGCAAGTGGTAACTTGGATGATGATACTAACGGTAAAACGGTTACCTATGTTTATAAACCAGTAGCTAAAAGTGGGAACTACATTATCACGTATGATGATAATTTAGTAGCGGGAGCCACGATTCCTGATACTGATGTCACAGTTCCAGATAAAGCATCATCAGATCAGTTGCGTGTTACTGTGAAACGGACGATTCATTATGTCGATGGATCAACAGATCAAAAAATTGCTGATGATAAACTGCAAACGGTTGATTATTATTTAGTTGCTGTAGTCAATGATGACGGTACATTTTTAGGTTATGATACCGATGGTGATGGGAAAGTTGATCAAACAGATCGTGATGCAGCGTTAACAGACATTGGGGCACAAGGTGATACAACCAATACTAATATCAAGAATTTTGCAGAAGTAACATCACCTAGTATTGATGGTTACAATGCGCCAGATAAGGCAACAGTTGATGCTGCGGTGGCCCAAATGGGCGATTCACATGATGTGACTGTTTATTACAGTAAATCCAACCAAACAGCGACAGGTTATGGAGTTGTAACGGGCGGTGATAATAATAATGCTTTGCCTGATGGAGTGAACGAAGATGATTTGGTAGATACGGTCACGCGGACGATTCATTATCAAGATCAAGCTCAACCAGGGATTGCGATCAGTCCAGATGTTGTTCAAAGTGTTGATTACAATTTGACGGGAATTATTGATAAAACAGATGGTAATAAATTAATCGGTTATGATACTGACAATGATGGTATCCCAGATGTTTTGATTAGTGATTATGATAGCGTCGAAGATGCTAAAGATGCTGCAGTAACAAAAGTTGCTCAAAATTTCCAACAACAAGAGTCGCCCAGTGTTTATGGTTATTCGACGCCTGATCAGCCATATGTTAACAGTTCCAGCGCTGTTCCAGGTGCTAGTGATGTGACGGTTTATTATGCCAAGTTACCGGTTTTGAGCAATGACGTGGTACAAATTGGTGCTGATGCAGGAATTAAAGAAGGTTATACAATTGATCCACGGGACCCTAATGGTGTCACTTGGCCAGAAAAGGCTTATGCCACTAATTTAAAGAGTGAAACGACCCGGACCATTAATTATGTGGATGCTAATGATGTTAACAAAGTAGTCGCTAAACCGGTTGTTCAAACTGTTGATTATCAAGTGCAAGCGCAATTTACTTTGCAAGAAACTGATGGGAAAGTAACGGGCATTACTTTTGACGGTTATGTCAAACCTGATGGTTCCACAACTAAAGACAAAGATGAAGCTATTCAAGCTAATTATCCACAAGATTTAACAGCTTCTGAAGTGATTTCACCTAATTTAAGTGCGCAAGATTATGGTGATCCAGATATTTCGACGGTGGAAGCTACTGATATTCCTTATGGTAGCCAAGATCAAACGGTTACTGTCAAATATACTAAAAATAAGATGATCTCAGTTACGGATAATCCTGATGCTGATCCAATTACTGGAAACACCCCTGTATCAGAGAACAGTGAAGTAACAATGCCTGAAGAGGCTTGGAAGATTAATTCTACAGGTAATGTTCAGCGGACGATTAATTATGTAACATCGGATGGTTCTATTCTCCCTAATGATGAAAATGGTAATAAAGTTGAGTCGGTCATTCAAACAGTACCATATAGTTTGACAGCCATTGTCAATGAAAAGACTGGTGATTTTGTTGGTTACGATACTGATGGTGATGGTTGGGCTGATACTAAAGATAAGAAAACAGCGGTTGAAGCTTATTTCAATGCAAATAATAATACGTTCTATACCCAAGATTCCCCTGTCGTCACAGGTTATACCGCTGATGTTACGACAGTTCTGGAAGCAGCAGCCGAGCTAAATACACCCGATGTGACAGTGACGTATACTCCTGATCAGATCATAGAGATTTCAGGTGCGGATCATCACGAAGGTGATACTATTGATGGTAGTGATGCAACATTGCCGCCAGAAGCTGCTAGTGAGCAATTAAATGGTTCCGTCAACCGAACAATTAGTTATCAATTTTCTGATGGTTCAACTGCAGTTGATAATGATGGTAAAGAGATTTCATCAGTACCGCAAAGTGTTGAGTATCATTTGACGGCTGTTGTAGATCAAAAGACCGGTGCGTTTTTAGGTTATGATACCAACAATGATAACAAGGCAGATACAACTGATAAGACGACAGCTATTCAGGCAGCTTTGAAGGATACGCAATTTCCTAGTCAAGATTCACCCGAGATCAGTGGTTATACTGCTAGTCAAGAGACTGTTCCTGAAAGCCAAAGTACTAAAGATGTAGTCGTTTATTATACGCATGACGATGTGGTCAGAGTTGATGGCAGTCAGTTAAGTGAAGATGCTACAACTGTTGATAATAATGGTTCGTCAGTTACTTTACCTGATGAAGCAAAATATAATGCATTAAATGGTGATGTTAAACAAACGATTGAGTATGTGCCTGCAGATAGTAATGACGACTTGCCTGATACTGATGCTACGCAACCAAATGTTCAAAGTCATTCGTATCATTTGGTCGCCATTGTTGATGTTAATGGTACTTTCTTGGGCTATGATACCGACGGTAATAAAACCGTGGATACTAAAGACAAGAATGAAGCTATCGATGCTTATTTCAAGCAAAAGTCAGAATCATATTCCTCAATCGATTCGCCAAAACAATTAGGTTATACACCAAATCAAAAGGCAGTTGAAGGTAATCAAGTCGATCATGAGTCGCCGACAGTGACTGTAAATTATACTAAAGATGGCACGATACCGATTTCTGGTGGGGCTGCCCATACAGCAGATGATCCGATCGAACCTGGTAGTGACATTAAGACACCTGAAAAAGCAACGAAAGATGCTTTGACGGGTAATGCAACGCGAACCATCACTTATATAATCAGTGATGGTAAGACAAGCGCTCCTCAAAAGGTTGTTCAAACGGTGCCATATAGTTTGACCGCAATTGTGGATGAAACCAATGGTGATTTCTTAGGTTATGATACTGATGGCGATGGCGCTGTTGATACGCAAGATAAAGACACTGCTATTAACGCAGCGATTAGTAAGAAAAAATTTGTAGCAGTGAAATCACCGACAGTGCCAAATTATAATCCAGATCAAGTATCGGTTGCTGAAACAGGAGCAACTTTTAATGCCAATCCTGTAACTGTCACTTATAAACCACAGGCCACCAAGCCCTTTACTGCTAGCGATGGCAAGCAACAAAATAGTTTGATTGACGATGATAATGATGGTAGTCCTAAAGTGCCAGCACCAGCTTGGTCGACTAATTTAAAGGGTGAAGTGAAAGAAGTTGTTAATTATGTTACGCCTAATGGTGTGCAAACTCCCGATCCTGCTAACCAAACAATTGAGTATAATTTGACAGCCATTGTGAATACTGAAACAGGTGAATTCTTAGGTTATGATACAAATCATGATGGGACAGTTGACACTGATAATCGGCAAGAGGCGATTAGAGCATCTTTGGATAATAAACAATTTTCAAGTGTTACATCACCGACAATAGATGGTTATGCTCCTGATAAGAATACAGTTGAGGATATGGATCCAACAATTAATGGCAGTGATAATACGTTAACAATTACTGTCACTTATACACCAAACAGCACTGACGGCGGAGATAATACAACTACACCACCAGATATCACAGGAACAATTTCTGTTACAGATAATGATGGCGCAAATAGCGAAACACCGGTAGAAACTGGTAGTAATGTCATGATGCCAGAAGAAGCTTGGGCAGATCATTTGACTGGCGATACTCAAAGAACCATTAAATATGTAGTAAGTGGTGGTGGAGTAACAGCGCCGGAAACAGTTACCCAAACAAAAACTTATCACTTGACTGCAATTGTAGATAAGTCTGATGGAAAGTTCTTGGGTTATGATACTGATGGTGATGGCAATGTTGATACGCAAGATAAGAACGTGGCTATCGCAGCATCAATTAAAGATACACCATTTGAAGCTGTAACAACACAGCCAATTGATGGCTATACTCCAGACCAAACTACAGTCCCAGATAGTACCAATGCAGGAACTGTAACAGTCACTTATACACCAAACAGCACTGACGGCGGAGATAATACAACTACACCACCAGATATCACAGGAACAATTTCTGTTACAGATAATGATGGCGCAAATAGCGAAACACCGGTAGAAACTGGTAGTAATGTCATGATGCCAGAAGAAGCTTGGGCAGATCATTTGACTGGCGATACTCAAAGAACCATTAAATATGTAGTAAGTGGTGGTGGAGTAACAGCGCCGGAAACAGTTACCCAAACAAAAACTTATCACTTGACTGCAATTGTAGATAAGTCTGATGGAAAGTTCTTGGGTTATGATACTGATGGTGATGGCAATGTTGATACGCAAGATAAGAACGTGGCTATCGCAGCATCAATTAAAGATACACCATTTGATTCAGTAACAACACCAACCATTGCAGGCTATACGCCTAGCCAAGCTACGGTACCAGCAAGTACGACTGCAGGGACGGTGACTGTCACTTATACACCGGATAATAATGGTGGCGGAGGCGATAATACCACACCAACACCAACTCCTGATTCCTCAGTGGTGCCTGTGCACAGTAGCGATGGCACAACCATTACAACACCTGACGGCACAACGATTACGTTGCCAGAAGAAGCACAACCGCAAGCGTTGAAGCAGACTTATACGCGAACGATCAAATATCAGTATGACGATGGCACACCGGTTAAACCAGATGAAGTTCAGGCAGTCACCTATGATTTGATTGCAATGGTTAACCCAAATACCGGTGAACTGATTGGTTATAATACTGACGGAACCGGTCAAAATATCAATATTCGGATTGGTAATTTCAGTAGTCCATTTGCTGCCAAAATGGCCGCCATTCAAGATTATTTTGCTAAAAATAATTTGCAATGGGATGATGCCGATGCTCCTGTCGTAGCAGGCTTTGTTCCTGATCAAGATGTCGATGCAAATACTAATCCAACTGGTGATGATACGGTTACTGTCACTTATGCACGTGGCGATAATGGGATTGTAGCGGTACAACCGAGTGATGATATGAAGCCGGGTCAAACTATCGACAGCAGTAATCCAAGTGTTGTTTGGCCAGCGGGTGTTTCACAAGCTGATTTGCAAAAAACAGTCACGAGAATTATCAAGTATCAAGATCAGTATGGTAATACTTTGAGTGCACCGACAGTACAGCAAGTTGTTTATCAAGTTCATGCGATTGTTAATAAAACAACGGGTGCGCTGTTAGGTTATGATACTAACGGTGATGGTCAAGTTGATGCCACTGATTTAGCGGGTGCGTTTGCCAAAATTAATCAAACGCAAAGTTTTGCCGCACAAAGTGTACCTGATTTAAGCGCGCAAGGTTATTATCCAGTTGACACCGAAGAGGTTGCGAGTGTTGTGGCGGACATGAATAATCCGAATGTGATTACAATTGTGAGCTATACAAAAACGAAGCCGAGTGACAATTCGAATGCTGGCGTAACTCCTGGTGCTGCCACCAATGGTAGTAACTCTGGATTAAAGGGATCAGGTTTGGCGACGTCGGCCCAAGCGTTGAACTTTGACCCTAAAGCTAGTGCTTCCGATCCAGCGTTGAGTAATTCGAAGCAGGAATTACCACAAATGTCTGATAATCAACAACAAGATCGAGCAACTTCCTTGATTGGCGTTAGTCTCTTAAGCAGTTTGATTGGCTTAATGGGTTGGGAACGCAAAAAAAGAAAAGATGAAAGAGGTGAATAA